One region of Mycolicibacterium insubricum genomic DNA includes:
- the murA gene encoding UDP-N-acetylglucosamine 1-carboxyvinyltransferase: MSEVFVVTGGARLAGEVAVGGAKNSVLKLMAAALLAEGTTTISNCPDILDVPLMAEVLRGLGATVELDRDVVRITTPDEPKYDADFAAVRQFRASVCVLGPLVGRCKRARVALPGGDAIGSRPLDMHQSGLRQLGAQCSIEHGCVVATADALHGAEIQLEFPSVGATENILMAAVLAEGTTVIHNVAREPDVVDLCDMLVGMGALIEGAGTSTLTITGVDKLHPTRHRCIGDRIVAATWGIAAAMTRGDVTITGVDPSHLQLVLHKLHDAGATVTQSDDGFRVTQYERPRAVNVSTLPYPGFPTDLQPMAIALAAIADGTSMITENVFEARFRFVEEMIRLGADARTDGHHAVVRGIPQLSSAPVWSSDIRAGAGLVLAGLVADGQTEVHDVYHIDRGYPLFVENLKGLGAEIERVV; encoded by the coding sequence GTGAGCGAGGTGTTCGTGGTGACCGGCGGTGCGCGGCTGGCCGGTGAGGTGGCGGTGGGCGGCGCCAAGAACAGTGTGCTGAAACTGATGGCTGCCGCGCTGCTGGCCGAGGGCACCACCACCATCAGCAACTGTCCGGACATCCTCGACGTCCCGCTGATGGCCGAGGTGCTGCGTGGCCTGGGTGCCACTGTCGAGCTGGACCGAGACGTCGTCCGGATCACCACCCCGGACGAACCCAAGTACGACGCCGACTTCGCCGCCGTGCGCCAGTTCCGGGCATCGGTGTGCGTGCTCGGCCCGCTGGTGGGCCGGTGCAAACGGGCCCGGGTTGCGCTGCCCGGCGGCGACGCGATCGGCTCCCGGCCGCTGGACATGCATCAATCCGGACTGCGCCAGCTGGGCGCACAGTGCTCGATCGAGCACGGCTGCGTGGTCGCCACCGCCGACGCGCTGCACGGCGCCGAGATCCAGCTGGAGTTCCCCTCGGTGGGGGCCACCGAGAACATCCTGATGGCGGCGGTGCTCGCCGAGGGCACGACGGTGATCCACAACGTGGCCCGGGAGCCCGACGTGGTGGACCTGTGCGACATGCTGGTGGGGATGGGCGCCCTGATCGAGGGCGCCGGCACTTCCACCCTGACCATCACCGGGGTCGACAAGCTGCATCCCACCCGGCACCGGTGCATCGGCGACCGCATCGTCGCGGCCACCTGGGGGATCGCGGCAGCGATGACGCGCGGTGACGTAACCATCACCGGGGTCGATCCCTCCCATCTGCAACTCGTGCTGCACAAGCTGCACGACGCCGGCGCCACCGTCACCCAGAGCGACGACGGCTTCCGGGTGACCCAGTACGAGCGGCCCCGGGCGGTGAATGTCTCGACGCTGCCCTATCCGGGTTTCCCGACGGACCTTCAGCCGATGGCGATCGCGCTGGCCGCCATCGCCGACGGCACCTCGATGATCACCGAGAACGTCTTCGAGGCGCGGTTCCGGTTCGTCGAGGAGATGATCCGCCTGGGAGCCGACGCCCGGACCGACGGCCACCACGCCGTCGTCCGCGGTATCCCGCAGCTGTCCAGTGCGCCGGTCTGGTCCTCGGACATCCGGGCCGGCGCCGGGCTGGTTCTGGCCGGCCTGGTGGCCGACGGCCAGACCGAGGTGCACGACGTCTACCACATCGATCGGGGCTATCCGCTGTTCGTGGAGAACCTCAAGGGTTTGGGAGCCGAGATCGAGCGGGTAGTATAG
- a CDS encoding cob(I)yrinic acid a,c-diamide adenosyltransferase, translated as MAVHLTRIYTRTGDDGSTGLSDFSRVSKNDPRLIAYADCDEANAAIGVAVALGSPGPELTAVLRQIQNDLFDAGADLSTPVVADPEYPPLRITQDYIDRLEGWCDEFNEDLPKLNSFILPGGTALSALLHTARTVTRRAERAAWAAMDEHGESMSPLPAKYLNRLSDLLFILSRVVNPDGDVLWRPGQTGAE; from the coding sequence ATGGCCGTACATCTGACCCGCATCTACACCCGGACCGGTGACGACGGCAGCACGGGACTGTCCGACTTCTCCCGGGTTTCCAAGAACGACCCGCGGTTGATCGCCTACGCCGACTGCGACGAGGCCAACGCCGCCATCGGGGTCGCCGTCGCGCTCGGTTCTCCCGGCCCGGAGCTCACCGCGGTGCTCCGGCAGATCCAGAACGACCTGTTCGACGCCGGCGCCGATCTGTCCACCCCGGTGGTCGCCGACCCCGAGTACCCGCCGCTGCGGATCACCCAGGACTACATCGACCGGCTGGAAGGCTGGTGCGACGAGTTCAACGAGGATCTGCCGAAGCTCAACTCGTTCATCCTGCCCGGCGGTACCGCGCTGTCGGCGCTGCTGCACACCGCGCGCACGGTCACCCGGCGCGCCGAGCGGGCGGCCTGGGCGGCGATGGACGAGCACGGGGAATCGATGAGCCCGCTGCCGGCGAAGTACCTCAACCGGCTCTCGGATCTGCTGTTCATCCTGTCGCGGGTGGTCAACCCCGACGGCGACGTGCTGTGGCGGCCGGGCCAGACCGGGGCGGAGTAA
- a CDS encoding DUF2550 domain-containing protein, which produces MSTTMIVMVVLIGVLAALVAALGYRLWNLRQGGTMAIMRDLPAVGGAGWRHGVMRYRGGELVFYRLSSLRWWPDRRLSRRGLEVLGRRAPRGDEFDIMTNELVVVQLRDGGETGRSYELSLDRGVLTAFLSWLEARPSPRARRTEN; this is translated from the coding sequence ATGAGCACGACCATGATCGTTATGGTCGTGCTCATCGGCGTCTTGGCCGCATTGGTCGCCGCGCTCGGATACCGGCTGTGGAACCTGCGCCAAGGCGGAACCATGGCGATCATGCGCGACCTGCCGGCCGTCGGCGGCGCGGGCTGGCGCCACGGCGTGATGCGCTACCGCGGCGGCGAGCTGGTCTTCTACCGGCTCTCCAGCCTGCGCTGGTGGCCGGACCGACGGCTGAGCCGGCGCGGCCTGGAGGTGCTGGGCCGACGCGCACCGCGCGGCGACGAATTCGACATCATGACCAACGAGCTGGTCGTCGTGCAGCTGCGCGACGGCGGCGAGACCGGCCGCAGCTACGAACTGTCGCTGGACCGCGGCGTCCTGACGGCGTTCCTGTCCTGGCTGGAGGCCCGCCCGTCACCGCGCGCCCGCCGCACCGAGAACTGA
- a CDS encoding F0F1 ATP synthase subunit epsilon translates to MAAEMDVEIVAVERKLWSGKATFIFTRTTAGDIGIMPRHIPLVAQLVDDAVVRVEREAQEDLRIAIDGGFMTVTEEGVIILVESASFDTEVDAEQAKSEAESEDPVIAAHGRARLRAIGQLG, encoded by the coding sequence ATGGCGGCCGAAATGGACGTCGAGATCGTCGCCGTCGAGCGCAAGCTGTGGTCGGGCAAGGCGACGTTTATCTTCACCCGTACCACCGCAGGCGACATCGGCATCATGCCGCGGCACATCCCACTGGTGGCTCAGCTGGTCGACGACGCCGTGGTGCGCGTCGAGCGCGAGGCACAGGAGGACCTGCGGATCGCCATCGACGGCGGCTTCATGACGGTGACCGAGGAGGGCGTGATCATCCTGGTCGAGTCGGCCTCCTTCGACACCGAGGTCGACGCGGAGCAGGCGAAGAGCGAGGCCGAGTCCGAAGATCCGGTGATCGCCGCACACGGCCGCGCGCGACTGCGCGCGATCGGCCAACTGGGCTAA
- the atpD gene encoding F0F1 ATP synthase subunit beta, which yields MTATATKKDTGRVVRVTGPVVDVEFPRGSVPNLFNALHADITYGEMAKTLTLEVAQHLGDSMVRTISMQPTDGLVRGVDVRDTGTSITVPVGHEVKGHVFNALGHCLDEPGYGENFDHWSIHRKPPAFDQLEPRTEMLETGLKVVDLLTPYVRGGKIALFGGAGVGKTVLIQEMINRIARNFGGTSVFAGVGERTREGNDLWVELADANVLKDTALVFGQMDEPPGTRMRVALSALTMAEWFRDEANQDVLLFIDNIFRFTQAGSEVSTLLGRMPSAVGYQPTLADEMGELQERITSTRGRSITSMQAVYVPADDYTDPAPATTFAHLDATTELSRTVFSKGIFPAVDPLASSSTILDPSVVGDEHYRVAQEVIRILQRYKDLQDIIAILGIDELSEEDKQLVNRARRIERFLSQNMMAAEQFTGQPGSTVPLKETIEAFDKLAKGDFDHLPEQAFFLIGGLDDLAKKAESLGAKL from the coding sequence ATGACTGCCACCGCCACCAAGAAGGACACCGGACGCGTCGTCCGCGTCACCGGACCCGTGGTCGACGTCGAGTTCCCGCGGGGCTCGGTGCCGAACCTGTTCAACGCGCTGCACGCCGACATCACCTACGGTGAGATGGCCAAGACGCTGACCCTCGAGGTTGCCCAGCACCTCGGTGACAGCATGGTGCGCACCATCTCCATGCAGCCCACCGACGGCCTGGTCCGCGGCGTCGACGTCCGCGACACCGGCACCTCGATCACCGTGCCGGTCGGTCACGAGGTCAAGGGCCACGTGTTCAACGCGCTCGGCCATTGCCTCGACGAGCCCGGCTACGGCGAGAACTTCGATCACTGGTCGATCCACCGCAAGCCGCCGGCGTTCGATCAGCTGGAGCCGCGCACCGAGATGCTGGAGACCGGCCTGAAGGTCGTCGACCTGCTGACCCCGTACGTGCGTGGTGGCAAGATCGCCCTGTTCGGCGGCGCCGGTGTGGGCAAGACGGTGCTCATCCAGGAGATGATCAACCGCATCGCCCGCAACTTCGGTGGTACCTCGGTGTTCGCCGGCGTGGGGGAGCGCACCCGTGAGGGCAACGACCTGTGGGTCGAGCTCGCCGACGCCAACGTGCTCAAGGACACGGCGTTGGTGTTCGGCCAGATGGACGAGCCGCCCGGCACCCGTATGCGCGTCGCCCTGTCGGCCCTGACCATGGCCGAGTGGTTCCGCGACGAGGCGAACCAGGACGTGCTGCTGTTCATCGACAACATCTTCCGGTTCACCCAGGCCGGTTCCGAGGTGTCGACCCTGCTGGGCCGCATGCCTTCGGCGGTGGGTTACCAGCCGACGCTGGCCGACGAGATGGGTGAGCTGCAGGAGCGCATCACCTCGACCCGCGGCCGGTCCATCACCTCGATGCAGGCCGTGTACGTGCCTGCCGACGACTACACCGACCCTGCCCCGGCGACCACCTTCGCGCATCTGGACGCCACCACTGAGCTCTCCCGCACGGTGTTCTCCAAGGGCATTTTCCCGGCGGTGGACCCGCTGGCCTCCAGCTCGACGATCCTGGACCCGTCGGTGGTCGGCGACGAGCACTACCGGGTCGCCCAGGAAGTCATCCGGATCCTGCAGCGCTACAAGGACCTGCAGGACATCATCGCGATCCTCGGCATCGACGAGCTGTCCGAAGAGGACAAGCAGCTGGTCAACCGGGCCCGCCGGATCGAGCGCTTCCTGAGCCAGAACATGATGGCCGCCGAGCAGTTCACCGGCCAGCCGGGCTCGACGGTGCCGCTGAAGGAGACCATCGAGGCGTTCGACAAGCTCGCCAAGGGCGACTTCGATCACCTGCCCGAGCAGGCGTTCTTCCTGATCGGCGGGCTCGACGACCTGGCCAAGAAGGCCGAGAGCCTCGGCGCCAAGCTGTGA
- a CDS encoding F0F1 ATP synthase subunit gamma, which produces MAATLRELRGRIRSAGAIKKITKAQELIATSRIVKAQARVEASRPYAVEITHMLTQLASHSALDHPLLVEREHPKRVAVLVVSSDRGLCGGYNANVLRHAEELFTLLREQGKEPQIYVVGRKALGFYSFRNRKVEKSWTGFSERPTYAHAKEIADTLVATFLAGEDDEGDGPGADGILGVDELHIVFTEFRSMLSQSAEARRIAPMVVEYVGEDESASAGPTTLFSFEPDATTLFEQLLPRYIATRVYAALLEAAASESASRRRAMKSATDNADDLIKALTLEANRERQAQITQEISEIVGGANALADAN; this is translated from the coding sequence ATGGCAGCCACACTGCGCGAATTGCGTGGACGTATCCGCTCGGCCGGGGCGATCAAGAAGATCACCAAGGCACAGGAGCTGATCGCCACTTCGCGGATCGTCAAGGCACAGGCCCGGGTCGAGGCGTCCCGGCCCTATGCCGTCGAGATCACCCACATGCTGACCCAGCTGGCCAGCCACAGCGCGCTGGACCACCCGTTGTTGGTGGAGCGCGAACACCCCAAGCGGGTCGCCGTTCTGGTGGTGTCCTCGGACCGCGGTCTGTGCGGTGGCTACAACGCCAACGTGCTGCGCCACGCCGAGGAGCTGTTCACGCTGCTGCGCGAGCAGGGCAAGGAGCCGCAGATCTACGTCGTCGGACGGAAGGCCCTGGGCTTCTACAGCTTCCGCAACCGGAAGGTGGAGAAGTCCTGGACTGGCTTCTCCGAGCGGCCGACGTACGCGCACGCCAAGGAGATCGCCGACACCCTGGTGGCGACGTTCCTGGCGGGCGAGGACGACGAGGGTGACGGCCCGGGTGCCGACGGCATTCTCGGCGTCGACGAACTGCACATCGTCTTCACCGAATTCCGCTCGATGCTGTCGCAGTCGGCGGAGGCGCGGCGCATCGCGCCGATGGTGGTGGAGTACGTCGGTGAGGACGAGTCGGCGTCGGCCGGCCCGACCACGCTGTTCTCCTTCGAGCCGGACGCCACCACGCTGTTCGAGCAGCTGCTGCCGCGCTACATCGCCACTCGGGTGTACGCCGCGCTGCTGGAGGCGGCCGCGTCCGAGTCCGCGTCGCGTCGGCGTGCCATGAAGTCCGCGACCGACAACGCCGACGACCTGATCAAGGCGTTGACGCTGGAAGCCAACCGCGAACGTCAGGCGCAGATCACCCAGGAAATCTCCGAGATCGTCGGCGGCGCCAACGCCCTGGCCGACGCCAACTGA
- the atpA gene encoding F0F1 ATP synthase subunit alpha, whose product MAELTISAADIEGAIGDYVSSFTPASGREEVGTVIDAGDGIAHVEGLPSAMTQELLEFTGGVLGVALNLDEHAIGAVILGDFDKIEEGQEVKRTGEVLSVPVGDAFLGRVVNPLGEPIDGKGDIVAETRRALELQAPSVVQRQSVSEPLQTGIKAIDSQTPIGRGQRQLIIGDRKTGKTAVCVDTILNQRDAWETGDPQQQVRCVYVAVGQKGTTIASVRRALEEGGAMDYTTIVAAPASDPAGFKWLAPYTGSAIGQHWMYNGKHVLIVFDDLTKQAEAYRAISLLLRRPPGREAYPGDVFYLHSRLLERCAKLSDELGGGSMTGLPLIETKANDISAYIPTNVISITDGQCFLETDLFNQGVRPAINVGVSVSRVGGAAQIKAMKEVAGSLRLDLSQYRELEAFAAFASDLDAASKAQLERGARLVELLKQPQHSPMPVQDQVVAIFLGTQGYLDSVPVEDVQRFEAEFLEHVKTSHKEILTEIRDTKKLSEELEAKLISTINDFKKGFQTTDGSSVVPVDPEVEALDAAAVGTETVKVQKSAPKK is encoded by the coding sequence ATGGCAGAGTTGACTATCTCGGCTGCTGACATCGAGGGCGCGATCGGGGACTACGTATCCTCGTTCACCCCGGCCTCCGGTCGCGAGGAGGTCGGTACCGTCATCGATGCCGGCGACGGTATCGCCCACGTCGAGGGCCTGCCCTCGGCGATGACCCAGGAACTGCTGGAATTCACCGGCGGCGTGCTCGGTGTCGCGCTCAACCTCGACGAGCACGCGATCGGCGCCGTCATCCTCGGCGACTTCGACAAGATCGAGGAGGGCCAGGAGGTCAAGCGGACCGGCGAGGTGCTCTCGGTGCCCGTCGGCGACGCCTTCCTGGGCCGCGTGGTCAACCCGCTCGGTGAGCCGATCGACGGCAAGGGTGACATCGTCGCCGAGACCCGTCGTGCCCTGGAGCTCCAGGCCCCGTCGGTGGTTCAGCGCCAGAGTGTGTCCGAGCCGCTGCAGACCGGCATCAAGGCGATCGACAGCCAGACCCCGATCGGCCGCGGCCAGCGTCAGCTGATCATCGGCGACCGCAAGACCGGTAAGACCGCGGTCTGCGTCGACACCATCCTCAACCAGCGCGACGCCTGGGAGACCGGCGACCCGCAGCAGCAGGTGCGCTGCGTGTACGTCGCCGTCGGCCAGAAGGGCACCACCATCGCCAGCGTCCGTCGGGCGCTGGAAGAAGGTGGCGCGATGGACTACACCACCATCGTCGCGGCCCCGGCCTCGGATCCCGCCGGCTTCAAGTGGCTGGCCCCGTACACCGGCTCGGCCATCGGCCAGCACTGGATGTACAACGGCAAGCACGTGCTGATCGTCTTCGACGACCTGACCAAGCAGGCCGAGGCCTACCGCGCCATCTCGCTGCTGCTGCGCCGCCCGCCGGGCCGCGAGGCCTACCCGGGTGACGTCTTCTACCTGCACTCGCGTCTGCTGGAGCGTTGCGCAAAGCTGTCCGACGAGCTCGGTGGCGGTTCGATGACCGGTCTGCCGCTGATCGAGACCAAGGCCAACGACATCTCGGCCTACATCCCGACCAACGTCATCTCGATCACCGACGGCCAGTGCTTCCTGGAGACCGACCTGTTCAACCAGGGTGTCCGGCCGGCCATCAACGTCGGTGTTTCGGTGTCCCGCGTCGGTGGCGCCGCCCAGATCAAGGCCATGAAAGAGGTCGCCGGATCGCTGCGTCTGGATCTGTCGCAGTACCGCGAGCTGGAGGCCTTCGCGGCCTTCGCGTCCGACCTGGACGCCGCTTCCAAGGCCCAGCTGGAGCGCGGTGCGCGCCTGGTGGAGCTGCTCAAGCAGCCGCAGCACTCGCCGATGCCCGTTCAGGACCAGGTCGTCGCGATCTTCCTCGGTACCCAGGGCTACCTGGACTCGGTGCCGGTCGAGGACGTGCAGCGCTTCGAGGCCGAATTCCTCGAGCACGTCAAGACCTCGCACAAAGAGATCCTCACCGAGATCCGCGACACCAAGAAGCTCTCCGAGGAGCTGGAGGCCAAGCTGATCTCGACGATCAACGACTTCAAGAAGGGCTTCCAGACCACCGACGGTAGCTCCGTCGTCCCGGTCGATCCCGAGGTCGAGGCGCTCGACGCCGCGGCCGTCGGTACCGAGACGGTGAAGGTCCAAAAGTCCGCGCCGAAGAAGTAG
- a CDS encoding F0F1 ATP synthase subunit B/delta: MHYGILAETWSTFVGQLVGFALIAWLFIKYALPLLRGMVAKQQEAIRVALAESEAAAAKLANSDATSAKAVADAKVEGARMVEGAQADSVRIAEQLGEQAVADADRIKAQGVSQIESLRAQQIRALRSQLGADAVARAEEIVRAYVADPAALAGTVDRYLDELDAMAPAPATLGAADPLELRATSRAALAAVTAKFEAVSNTVGTDELRGLADELAAIAKLLRAEATLTKVLVSPADDAAAKTALVSRLFGSQLGPKPLELLQTAAAHRWSSDKDLAPAFAYLAQLALLVRAERLEAGERVENELFRFGRILDGSPELSQLLSDHGRALDGRIALLNDLLTRGGSVHEVTRELLEQIVDLLHGGRIDLEVNALAEVAVTRRGELVAEVKSAAPLTDAQSTRLGTILARIYGHPIALKSDVAPEVLGGLHITVADEVIDGAIASRLAAARLGLPD; the protein is encoded by the coding sequence ATGCATTACGGCATCTTGGCGGAGACGTGGTCGACGTTCGTCGGCCAGCTCGTCGGCTTCGCGCTGATCGCCTGGCTGTTCATCAAATATGCGCTGCCGCTGCTGCGCGGCATGGTGGCCAAGCAACAGGAAGCCATCCGGGTGGCGCTGGCCGAAAGCGAGGCCGCTGCGGCCAAGCTGGCCAACTCCGATGCGACCTCGGCCAAGGCCGTCGCCGACGCCAAGGTCGAGGGCGCCCGGATGGTCGAAGGCGCACAGGCGGATTCGGTCCGCATCGCCGAGCAGCTCGGTGAGCAGGCCGTCGCCGACGCCGACCGGATCAAGGCTCAGGGCGTCTCGCAGATCGAGAGCCTGCGGGCTCAGCAGATCCGCGCGCTGCGCTCGCAGCTGGGTGCCGACGCGGTGGCCCGCGCCGAGGAGATCGTGCGGGCCTACGTCGCCGATCCCGCGGCCCTGGCCGGCACCGTCGACCGCTACCTCGACGAACTCGACGCCATGGCCCCGGCACCGGCCACACTCGGTGCGGCTGACCCGCTGGAGCTGCGTGCCACCAGCCGCGCCGCCCTGGCCGCGGTGACGGCCAAGTTCGAGGCGGTGAGCAACACCGTCGGCACCGATGAGTTGCGCGGCCTGGCCGACGAGCTCGCCGCGATCGCCAAGCTGCTGCGCGCCGAGGCCACCCTGACCAAGGTGCTGGTCTCGCCGGCCGACGACGCGGCGGCCAAGACCGCGCTGGTGAGCCGGTTGTTCGGCTCGCAGCTCGGCCCCAAGCCGCTGGAGTTGCTGCAGACCGCGGCGGCCCATCGCTGGTCGTCGGACAAGGATCTGGCCCCGGCGTTCGCCTACCTGGCCCAGCTGGCGCTACTGGTTCGCGCCGAGCGGCTGGAAGCCGGTGAGCGGGTGGAGAACGAACTGTTCCGGTTCGGCCGGATCCTCGACGGTTCCCCCGAGCTGAGCCAGCTGCTCAGTGACCACGGCCGCGCGCTGGACGGCCGCATCGCATTGCTCAACGATCTGCTGACCCGCGGCGGATCGGTGCACGAGGTCACCAGGGAACTGCTGGAGCAGATCGTCGACCTGCTGCACGGTGGGCGCATCGACCTAGAGGTCAATGCGCTGGCCGAGGTCGCGGTGACCCGCCGTGGCGAGCTGGTGGCGGAGGTGAAATCGGCGGCGCCGCTGACGGATGCGCAGAGCACCCGGCTCGGCACCATCCTGGCCCGCATCTACGGGCATCCCATCGCGCTGAAGTCCGATGTCGCCCCCGAGGTCCTCGGTGGTCTGCACATCACGGTCGCCGACGAGGTCATCGACGGTGCCATCGCCTCCCGGTTGGCGGCGGCCCGACTCGGCCTCCCCGACTGA
- a CDS encoding F0F1 ATP synthase subunit B: MGELGTVVLADGINILADSEEGGGQSNFLVPNGTFFVVLAIFLIVLAVIAKWVVPPVSKVLAEREAMLAKTAADSKKAVEQMAAAEAEYEATLAEARTEASAIRDEARTAGRQAVDASKAAAADEVAATLAGAGAELSANAEAAATELNASVDPLSTTLANRILGIEGASAGGNR; this comes from the coding sequence ATGGGTGAACTTGGCACCGTCGTCCTCGCGGACGGCATCAACATCCTCGCGGACAGCGAGGAAGGTGGCGGACAGAGCAACTTCCTGGTCCCCAACGGCACCTTCTTCGTCGTGCTGGCGATCTTCCTGATCGTGCTTGCGGTCATCGCCAAGTGGGTGGTGCCGCCGGTCAGCAAGGTGCTCGCCGAGCGCGAGGCAATGCTGGCCAAGACCGCCGCGGACAGCAAGAAGGCCGTCGAGCAGATGGCAGCCGCCGAGGCCGAGTACGAGGCAACGCTGGCCGAGGCGCGCACCGAAGCCTCCGCCATCCGTGACGAGGCACGCACCGCCGGCCGCCAGGCCGTCGACGCCTCGAAGGCCGCCGCTGCCGACGAGGTCGCCGCGACGCTGGCCGGTGCCGGCGCCGAGCTGTCGGCGAACGCCGAGGCCGCCGCCACCGAGCTCAACGCCTCGGTGGATCCCCTCTCGACCACGTTGGCCAACCGCATCCTCGGCATCGAGGGTGCGTCGGCTGGAGGTAATCGGTAA
- a CDS encoding F0F1 ATP synthase subunit C — translation MAADPAIIQGALIGGGLIMAGGAIGAGIGDGIAGNALISGIARQPEAQGRLFTPFFITVGLVEAAYFINLAFMALFVFATPGAS, via the coding sequence ATGGCAGCAGATCCCGCCATCATCCAGGGCGCCCTCATCGGCGGCGGCCTCATCATGGCCGGCGGCGCCATCGGTGCCGGTATCGGTGACGGTATCGCCGGTAACGCGCTGATCTCCGGTATCGCTCGGCAGCCGGAGGCGCAGGGCCGCCTGTTCACCCCGTTCTTCATCACCGTCGGTCTGGTGGAAGCCGCGTACTTCATCAACCTGGCCTTCATGGCGCTGTTCGTGTTCGCCACCCCGGGCGCCTCGTAA
- the atpB gene encoding F0F1 ATP synthase subunit A yields the protein MTESILAEAKIQVGHHSPVWFKGEWYAINGDTVIASAVAAVIVIALAFVLRSQVTSTGVPGKVQLLWETLTIQMRDQIESAIGMKIAPFVLPLAVTLFIYILVANWLSVLPVQYTDANGHAEELLKPPASDINFVLALALFVFICYHAAGFWRRGLIGHPVKVIKGHVAVLAPINIVEEIAKPVSLSLRLFGNMFAGGIMVTLIALFPAWILWLPNSIWKSFDLFVGLIQAFIFALLTILYFGQAMELDHDHEETEAHAF from the coding sequence ATGACAGAGAGCATTCTCGCCGAGGCCAAGATCCAGGTCGGCCACCACAGCCCGGTCTGGTTCAAGGGTGAGTGGTACGCCATCAACGGCGACACCGTGATCGCCTCGGCCGTGGCTGCGGTGATCGTTATCGCGCTGGCGTTCGTGCTCCGCTCGCAGGTGACCTCCACCGGGGTGCCGGGCAAGGTCCAGCTGCTGTGGGAGACGCTGACCATCCAGATGCGCGATCAGATCGAGAGCGCCATCGGGATGAAGATCGCGCCGTTCGTGCTCCCGCTGGCGGTCACGCTGTTCATCTACATCCTCGTCGCCAACTGGCTGTCGGTGCTGCCGGTGCAGTACACGGATGCGAATGGGCATGCCGAGGAGCTGCTCAAGCCGCCGGCGTCCGATATCAACTTCGTGCTGGCGCTCGCGCTGTTCGTGTTCATCTGCTACCACGCGGCCGGCTTCTGGCGCCGCGGCCTGATCGGCCACCCGGTCAAGGTGATCAAGGGCCACGTCGCGGTTCTGGCGCCGATCAACATCGTCGAGGAGATCGCCAAGCCGGTCTCGCTGTCGCTGCGTCTTTTCGGCAACATGTTTGCCGGCGGCATCATGGTGACGCTGATCGCGCTGTTCCCGGCGTGGATCCTCTGGCTGCCCAACTCGATCTGGAAGTCCTTCGACTTGTTCGTCGGCCTGATCCAGGCGTTCATCTTCGCCCTGCTGACCATTCTGTACTTCGGGCAGGCGATGGAGCTCGACCACGACCACGAGGAAACCGAGGCGCACGCCTTCTAG
- a CDS encoding ATP synthase subunit I, producing the protein MTTPAQEAPFVLPAVAFRPVRLGIICLVLAGLAAGLSAYLEHPMFGLFFAVGLAMGLSNALLIRRAVTNITAKDHPLKSQMAVNSAVRLLVMSVVGLAIAYQWRPDGLGTLFGIALFEALLVATTSLPVLKKLRAGAAEDAATAANDG; encoded by the coding sequence GTGACGACCCCAGCGCAGGAAGCGCCCTTCGTGCTTCCGGCCGTGGCGTTTCGTCCCGTTCGGCTGGGCATCATCTGCCTGGTGCTCGCCGGGCTCGCAGCCGGTCTCTCCGCCTATCTCGAGCACCCGATGTTCGGGCTGTTCTTCGCCGTCGGGCTGGCGATGGGGTTGAGCAATGCGCTGCTGATCCGCCGCGCGGTCACCAACATCACCGCCAAGGACCACCCGCTGAAGTCCCAAATGGCGGTGAACTCGGCGGTCCGGCTGCTGGTGATGAGCGTCGTCGGCCTGGCCATCGCCTACCAATGGCGGCCGGACGGGCTCGGCACGCTGTTCGGCATCGCGCTCTTCGAGGCGCTGCTGGTCGCCACCACGTCCCTGCCGGTACTGAAGAAACTTCGCGCGGGTGCGGCCGAGGACGCCGCCACCGCCGCCAACGACGGATGA